Proteins from a single region of Pseudomonas fulva:
- a CDS encoding penicillin acylase family protein — protein sequence MKRFLIILAAVLLTAAGGGAWYLHGKQPVRDGELALQRLDAPVQVRYDERGVPHIEAQSEADLYRALGFVQAQDRLFQMEMLRRLARGELAEVLGARLLPTDRLFRTLQIRDRADQQARELDPDSPHGKALAAYLDGINQYQDSRPAPLEFDLLGIEKRPFSAADTLSIAGYLAYSFAAALRSEPLLTRIRDELGSDYLAIFDIDWHPDGVLGTALGNDDWRLLDRIAALSDQALADSGLPQFEGSNAWAVAGARTASGKPLLAGDPHIRFSAPSVWYEAHLKSPGFELYGHHQPATPVAFLGHNRDFAWTLTMFQNDDMDLIAERSNPDNPEQVWYQGGWVDLQQREEVIRVKDGAPVTLQLRRSPHGPIINDALGDSAGTTPIAMWWTFLESENPLLEAFYRLNRADTLEKGRAAAERIHAPGLNLVWANARGDIAWWAAARLPIRPVGVNPAFILDGGTSAADKPGFHPFSANPQEENPTRGYIVSANFQPLPASGIEIPGYYNPPERGQRLNQHLADPDVRWDLHNSQALQLETATAYGPKLLAPILDDLRAAAADEQERQLVESLATWSGDHPLQSLPATLFNQLTYELGRATLAPRLGAEAFEQLLSTRMIDSALPRLSADANSPWWARADGRPLSRAEAVAEAWRATLQHLRATLGDDPAQWRWGQAHTLTHQHPLGVQRPLDALLNVGPLPAPGGHETPNNLSHRIGAAPWSVGYGPSTRRLIDLADADHSLGINPLGQSGVPFDRHYSDQAQRFINGEYVPQHLSADDVTANTRSTLTLRPAP from the coding sequence ATGAAACGCTTCCTCATCATCCTGGCGGCCGTGCTGCTGACGGCCGCTGGCGGTGGCGCCTGGTACCTGCATGGCAAGCAACCGGTGCGCGACGGCGAGCTGGCCCTGCAACGCCTCGACGCGCCGGTGCAGGTGCGCTACGACGAACGCGGCGTGCCGCATATCGAGGCGCAGAGCGAAGCCGACCTGTACCGCGCCCTGGGCTTCGTGCAGGCCCAGGATCGCCTGTTCCAGATGGAGATGCTGCGCCGCCTGGCCCGCGGAGAGCTGGCCGAAGTGCTTGGCGCCAGGCTGCTACCCACCGACCGCCTGTTTCGCACCCTGCAGATCCGCGACCGGGCCGACCAGCAGGCCCGCGAACTGGACCCCGACAGCCCCCACGGCAAGGCGCTGGCCGCCTACCTCGATGGCATCAACCAGTATCAGGACAGCCGACCGGCACCCCTGGAATTCGACCTGCTGGGCATCGAGAAACGCCCGTTCAGCGCCGCGGATACCCTGTCCATCGCCGGCTACCTGGCCTACAGCTTCGCCGCGGCGCTGCGCAGCGAGCCCCTGCTGACGCGCATTCGCGATGAACTGGGCAGCGACTACCTGGCGATCTTCGATATCGACTGGCACCCCGACGGCGTGCTCGGCACAGCACTCGGCAACGACGACTGGCGGCTGCTCGACCGGATCGCCGCCCTGAGCGATCAGGCCCTGGCCGACAGCGGGCTGCCGCAGTTCGAGGGCAGCAATGCCTGGGCGGTGGCCGGTGCCCGCACCGCCAGCGGCAAGCCACTGCTGGCCGGCGATCCGCACATCCGCTTCTCGGCGCCCTCGGTGTGGTACGAGGCGCACCTCAAGTCGCCGGGCTTCGAACTCTACGGCCATCACCAGCCAGCGACCCCGGTGGCCTTTCTCGGTCACAACCGGGATTTCGCCTGGACCCTGACCATGTTCCAGAACGACGACATGGACCTGATCGCCGAACGCAGCAACCCGGACAACCCCGAGCAGGTCTGGTATCAGGGCGGCTGGGTCGATCTGCAGCAGCGCGAGGAGGTCATCCGGGTCAAGGACGGCGCACCGGTGACCCTGCAGCTGCGCCGCTCGCCCCACGGTCCGATCATCAACGATGCCCTGGGTGACAGCGCCGGCACCACGCCCATCGCCATGTGGTGGACCTTTCTGGAAAGCGAGAACCCGCTGCTCGAGGCCTTTTACCGCCTGAACCGTGCCGACACCCTGGAAAAGGGCCGCGCCGCCGCCGAGCGCATCCATGCACCGGGCCTCAACCTGGTGTGGGCCAACGCCCGCGGCGACATCGCCTGGTGGGCCGCGGCCAGGCTGCCGATACGCCCGGTCGGGGTGAATCCCGCGTTTATCCTCGATGGCGGCACGAGCGCTGCCGACAAACCGGGCTTCCATCCCTTCAGCGCCAACCCGCAGGAAGAGAACCCAACCCGCGGCTACATCGTCTCGGCCAACTTCCAGCCGCTGCCGGCCAGCGGCATCGAGATTCCCGGCTACTACAACCCGCCGGAGCGCGGCCAACGCCTCAATCAGCACCTGGCTGACCCGGACGTGCGCTGGGACCTGCACAACAGTCAGGCCCTGCAGCTGGAAACCGCCACCGCCTACGGCCCCAAGCTGCTGGCGCCGATTCTCGATGATCTGCGTGCCGCAGCAGCAGACGAGCAGGAGCGGCAACTGGTCGAATCGCTGGCGACCTGGAGCGGCGATCACCCGCTGCAATCGCTGCCGGCGACCCTGTTCAACCAGCTCACCTATGAACTGGGCCGCGCCACCCTGGCGCCACGCCTGGGCGCCGAGGCCTTCGAGCAATTGCTGTCGACCCGGATGATCGACAGCGCACTGCCGCGCCTGAGCGCCGATGCGAACTCGCCCTGGTGGGCGCGCGCCGATGGCAGGCCACTCAGCCGCGCCGAAGCGGTGGCCGAGGCCTGGCGCGCCACCCTGCAGCACCTGCGCGCTACCCTGGGCGACGACCCGGCGCAATGGCGCTGGGGCCAGGCCCACACCCTCACCCACCAGCACCCGTTGGGCGTGCAGCGGCCCCTGGATGCGCTGCTCAACGTCGGCCCGCTGCCAGCGCCGGGTGGCCACGAGACGCCCAACAACCTGTCGCACCGCATTGGCGCCGCGCCCTGGTCGGTGGGCTACGGGCCCTCGACGCGCCGGCTGATCGACCTGGCCGATGCCGACCACAGCCTGGGCATCAACCCGCTGGGCCAGAGCGGCGTGCCGTTCGACCGCCACTA